In the Methanothermobacter sp. K4 genome, TGCCCGGTTACCGCAGTGAAACTTAACCTGGAGGATGATAACCTTGAATAGGGTCTTTGTGACAGACTGCGAGGGTCCGGTTTCACTGAACGACAACGCCTTCGAGGCCGCGGCCCACTTCATGCCCGAAGGTGACAGGTTCTTCAGGAAGGTCAGCGAATTTGATGACATACTGGCAGATGAGATAAAGAGGCCAGGCTACAATGCAGGGGACACCCTGAAGCTCATAGTACCCTTCCTGGTGGCCTATGGTGTCACCGATGAGAAACTCATTGAGTTCTCAGAGGAGACCCTCAAACTTGTACCCGGGGCAGAGGAGACCCTCGAGCTTGCCATGCAGCTCATGCCATCCTACATCATAAGCACAAGTTACAGGCACTACATAGAGGCCCTCTGCAGGCGCACAGGCTTCCCCATTGAGAACACCCGCCACACCACCCTCACCCTCAACGTCCCCCTGGGGGATGATGAAAGGGAGATGCTCATGAAACTCAGGGAGGAAGTCATTGATGGTGACTTCCAGGACCTGGATGAGATATTCTTCCGGAAGATACCTGAGATGAGGATAGGGAGGCTCCTTGATGAGGTAAGGACTGTTGGTGGGGACGGTAAGAGGGTCGCCCTGAAAGGTATACTCTCTGAACTTGGTTTAACAGAGAAGGCGGCCATGTACGTGGGTGACAGCATAACAGATGTCGAGCCCCTCAGGGAACTCAGGGGTAAGGGTATACCCATATCATTCAACGGCAACGGTTACGCCCTCAGGGAGGCTGAGGTGGCAGTCATATCCCGGGACGCAAGGGCCCTCCTGCCACTTGTGGACCTCCATTCAAGGTTCGGGAGAGACTACGTAATGGAATTCGTTAAGGCATATTCAGATGACCCTGAACGGGCCCTTGAATCCTTCAGGGTGGACTTCAGGGTTGCTGAGAGATTCGAGAACATATTCCGGGACGCCTACCCCACCATCACACCGGTGGATGATACCGATGAACTCGTTGAGGAGAGCCTGGCAGTCAGGAAGAGGGTAAGAGGGGAGGATGTGGGGTCCCTGGGCTGAATGGAGCGGCAGGTGTTGATTATGGAGATTAACGGAACGTTGATCGAGGATACATTCTCAGAGGCCTTCACAGGAAGGTGTGTGAGGGCAACCATAACGGCCCGTGACATGGAAACCGTGAGGAGGGCGGCCTACGATTCAACTGCAACCCCAGGCGCTGTTATAGGGAGAGTTGAGGGTGGCGTTGAATCATTCCTCTCGGCTGATGAAACACCAGATGGGAGGCCAGGGGCCACTGTACAGTTCTACTACGCCCTCCCTGACCTGGAGAAGTTCCAGGTCGAACTCTCCTACAGGATCAGGCAGGATATACTGGTGAAGCCATTCACAGCCCTCTACAATTCCACACCCGACCCTGAAGGGTACATGGATATGATGAAGCATGTGGGCCACTGCGGGGACGGTTATGAGTGGATTGAGGAGTTCAATGGTCGTGAAATGATCAACGTCCCCATAGCGGTTCCTGACTTTAAGATCGAATCAAAGCTGGGTTACAGGGATGCGGTGATGGGGGCCAACTTCTGGTACATGTGCAGGGACCCTGAAACCGTCCTTGAGGCTGGAAGGGCCGCTATAAATGCTATAGGTGAGGTTGAGGGTGTTGTAACACCCTTTGATATCTGCTCGGCCGCCTCCAAGCCTGAGACGAATTACCCCTGGATAGGCCCCACAACCAACCACCCCTACTGTCCAAGCCTGAGGGACCTCCTGGGTGATGATTCAAGGGTACCTGAGGGCGTCGGGTACATACCGGAGATAGTCATAAATGGCCTGTCCCTGGAGGCCCTTGAGGAGGCCATGAGGGTGGGTATAGAGGCTGTGTGCCGCTACGACGGTGTCCTGATGGTATCCGCAGGTAACTATGACGGTAAACTTGGGGATCACAGGATAGACCTTCACGGTGTTCTCTGATGTTATTTGATGCAGTGGGCCTCGGGGCCCTTAACATGGACCAGCTCCACATGGTTGAGAGGATAGCGGGACCCGACGAGGAGGTCTTTGTCCGCGATATGGTGGAGTCCTGCGGTGGATCAGCAGCCAACACCATAATAGGCCTTGCAAGACTCGGCCTGAGGACGGCCTTCATAGGGAAGGTTGCAGGTGACAGGGAGGGTTCCATCCTCAGGGAGAACCTCCAGGGGGAGGGTGTCGCCGACTACGTTGCTGTTTCAGAGAGGGGAAGAAGTGGCCGGGTCATGGGATTCGTTGACCCCCAGGGAAACAGGGCGCTCTACGTGGACCCGGGGGTTAACGACACCCTCAGCATGGATGAGGTCCAGGTGGAGGCACTTAAAACCAGACTCCTTCACCTCACATCCTTCGCAGGATCAGGTATCAGGGTCCAGAGGGAGGTCCTGGAGGTCATAGATGATTCCGTGACAGTGAGCCTCGACCCGGGTCACCTCTATGCAGAGCGGGATGTATCCGAACTTGAGGGTATCCTTGAGAGGACAGACATCCTCCTGGTTAACCGGAGGGAACTGGAGCTCATGACAGGATCCACTGACCCTGCCGGGGCATCGGCTGAACTGGGGGTTGACGTGGTTGTCATGAAGATGGGCTCTGAGGGTGTCAGGGCCTTCAATGGTTCAGAGGTGATGGTTGAGGCACTTGAGACCACATGCAGGGATACAACGGGCGCCGGGGACGCATTCAATGCAGGTTTCCTCTACTCGTGGCTTTCAGGACATGAACTGGATGTATCATGCCTGTTTGGAAACTACATAGCATCAAGGTGTATAGAGGGCTACGGTGCCACATCGTCCCTCCCAGGGAGAGAGGCACTTGAGGTTCTGGAGGGGTACCTCATGGGGGACGCCCATCCAGATACACGCAGAAATTCCAAAAAATAATTTAAGTGAACATGTTTAAACTAATAGAGGAGGGTCATTTTAATCTCTACAAAGCTTAAACCAGTACAGGGGTTGTATCATGGATATAGTCTTTAAAAAGAAACTGGATGATCTCCAGAGGGATGTTGCACTGAAGTCGATGGACCTTGAGGAGAGCCCTGAGGAAGTCAGCGTGGAACTTGGAAGGTGCAGGGTTCGTGACAAATTCATAGACATAACACCCAAGTGCGTCAGGTGCAACCTCTGCGTTGAGGAATGCCCTGTTGATGCCATATCAGATTCATCTGCTTCAAGGGCCGCAAGGATACTTGATAACTGTGTTAAATGCGAGATATGTGCCCAGACATGCCCCGTGAGATGCATAAATGTTGTTGAGAGCACAGCCACCATTGATGAGGATGTCACATATAACCTTGAATACGTGACGATCCCACACAGAACACTCCGCATGAGGGATATCCAGGTTACAGATAAATGCACCGCCTGCGGCACCTGTGAGAGATTCTGCCCCACAGGCGCCATAAGGGTGGGGGAAACTGCGAATGTTGATGGATCCATCTGCATTGGATGCGGTGCCTGCGTCAACGTGTGCCCTGCAGATGCCATAAAACTTGAAAGGGAACTTGGACCTGTCATTGAGACCCGTAGGCTCATTGTTGATCAGGATGCATGTGTTGAGTGCCTTGTATGTGAGGAGAACTGTCCCACCGGCGCCATAAGGATCGAGGATGGGGAAGTTGTTGTTGATGGAGATAAATGTATCCTCTGTGAGGTCTGTTCGTCTAAGTGTCCTGTGGCAGCACTTAAACTGGAGAGGTTGTCAGATGAAAGTTAAGGAGATAATGGATAAGGAGTTTATAGCAGTCTCCCCTGGGGACCGGGTTGTTGATGTATCCCTGAAGATGGAGAAGACAAGGAAATTCACAACACCGGTTGTGGATGAGGAGGGTAAACTTGTTGGATGGGTTACAAGCTTTGATGTTATGAGGGGACTCAGGGATGGAGTTGAACTTGTATCCGACGTTATGCAGCCCCCTGAGAGGATAGTCCACGTCAATGAGAACGACCCTGCGCGGCTGGCAGTCCTTGAAACAGCCCACCACAAACTTGTGAGTGTCCCTGTGCTGGATGATGAGGGAAGGGTTGTTGGTGTTGTGAGGTCCTTTGACATCGTTGAGACCCTCTCACAGCTCTATGAGATCAAGGTCTCCAAGATATTCGAGGCAATGAACCGTGAACTCAAGGGTGTTAGCTGGGACGAACTCATGGAGGCCGCCGCAATCATCACAAGGAGACGCACAGGTAAGAGGATCAAGCCTAAGGAGTACGAGGAGAGGATCAGGAACTCCACATTTGGTGAGGCCATATGGGCTACAGGTGGTCTTGAAAAGTTCTTTGTCGGTCTGATAGCCATAGGTGAACTTGTGATTGCAAGGAAGATTGCAAGGGCAAGGAAATAATCCTCTTTCTTTTTTTGTTATCTCATTAATTCCCTTCATGATTTTTGAAGGGTTTTTTGGCTATCTTATACTGACGCCTTCTGGCACCACCAATATTAGGTAACACTTATATAATATGAATACATATGAATGTGTATTCATATGTTCAGGTGAATTGTATGGGATGTGAATGCAGCTCATGCTCCCCTGAGGAGGGGGATAAAGATATACAGGTCATTGCAGCATCAGGCGCACTACTCGCAGCAGGGATCATCCTCAGCTTCACAGGCAGTCTGATATCAATTCCACTGCTAATCGCAGCAGTGGTGGCTGCCGGCTACAGGATATTCCCGGCAGCAATCAGATCAGTCCTGAGGGGACGCTTCACAGTGAACTTCCTCATACTAATAGCAGTCGCCGGTGCCATAGTACTGGGTGACTACACAGAGGCGGCCCTGGTGACGGTTCTGTATAACATTGCAGAGTACCTTGAGGAGTACGCTCACAGAAGATCCCACAGATCCGTGGAATCGCTCATAAGACTCAGGCCCAGAACAGCAAGGGTCCTCGGTGATGGGGAGAAAATTTTTAAGGTTGAGGAGGTGACGGTGGGATCCATAATCGGTATAAAACCCGGTGAGACCATTCCACTCGACGGAACCGTCACCGGGGGCAGGTCGAAGGTCGACCAGTCAAATATAACAGGGGAATCCCTTCCCATAACCGTGCAGGAGGGCAGTGAAGTATTTGCAGGTACTCAGAACCTTGATGGATACCTGGAGGTTCGGGTTACCAGGGAAGCAGATAACACTGTGCTTGCAGGTGTTATTGAAACTGTTAAAAGGGCTGCCACCAGAAGATCCCGCAGGGAGAGGTTCATAGAACGCTTTGCATCAGTTTACACTCCAGCCGTTATATCACTCGCGGTTTTAACAGCAGCAGTTCCCATCATACTGGGGGGATCCATAGAGACATGGTTGTACAGGGCCCTGGTACTCCTCGTCATCTCATGTCCATGCGCACTCCTCATATCAACACCCGTTGCAATGGTCTCAGGGATGACCGCCGCTGCAAGAAGGGGCATACTCATCAAGGGCTCGGAGTTCCTGGAGGCCATGGCATCGGTGAGAAACATAATCTTCGATAAAACAGGGACCCTCACAGAGGGATCCCCCAGGGTCACCTCGGTTGAACCCGCTGAGAGGAGGGATGAGGTCCTCAGGATCGCAGCCTCCCTTGAGAAGAGGTCAGGGCACCCCATCGCAGAGGCCATAGTGGACTCCTACAATGGAGAAACTGATGAGGTCAGTGAATTTGAGTCCATGCCCGGGAAGGGTGTTTCAGGTTACGTCAATGGTGTTAGGTACACCATTGGGAGCCCTGAGCTTGTCGGTGCCAGCCCAGGCAAGGGGACCACGGTTTACCTTCAGGGGCCAGAGGGGATAGCAGGGAAGATAACCCTTGCAGATACAATCAGGGATTCCGCCAGGAAGACAATCACAGAACTCAGGGATAGAGGAATTAAGGTCATGATGCTAACAGGGGACACCGAGGAGGTTGCAGCTGCGGTTGCAGGGGAACTTGGAGTTGAAAACTACCATGGGGGTCTTCTCCCTGAGGATAAGATGAAGGTGATTGATGAGGTGAGAAACACGGGACCCGTTGCAATGGTGGGTGATGGTGTTAACGATGCACCGGCCCTTGCAGCTGCAGATGTGGGGATAGCCATGGGTGTCAGGGGATCAGATGTGGCACTTGAAACAGCCGATATAACCCTCGTGGAGGATAACCTTGAGAGGATAGATGAACTCATGGATCTAAGCAGGAGGACCCTCCGCACCGTGAGGATCAACACGGCTTTAACGGTCACAGTTAAACTCTCCCTTGCAGTGCTTTCTGTCGCCGGATCCGTACCCCTCTGGGTTGCGGTTGCTGTGGGGGATATGGGACTGTCGCTCTTTGTTATAGTGAACAGCCTGCTCATTGCAAGGTACTGATGCTTTA is a window encoding:
- a CDS encoding energy-converting hydrogenase A, subunit R, whose amino-acid sequence is MITLNRVFVTDCEGPVSLNDNAFEAAAHFMPEGDRFFRKVSEFDDILADEIKRPGYNAGDTLKLIVPFLVAYGVTDEKLIEFSEETLKLVPGAEETLELAMQLMPSYIISTSYRHYIEALCRRTGFPIENTRHTTLTLNVPLGDDEREMLMKLREEVIDGDFQDLDEIFFRKIPEMRIGRLLDEVRTVGGDGKRVALKGILSELGLTEKAAMYVGDSITDVEPLRELRGKGIPISFNGNGYALREAEVAVISRDARALLPLVDLHSRFGRDYVMEFVKAYSDDPERALESFRVDFRVAERFENIFRDAYPTITPVDDTDELVEESLAVRKRVRGEDVGSLG
- a CDS encoding formylmethanofuran--tetrahydromethanopterin N-formyltransferase, whose protein sequence is MEINGTLIEDTFSEAFTGRCVRATITARDMETVRRAAYDSTATPGAVIGRVEGGVESFLSADETPDGRPGATVQFYYALPDLEKFQVELSYRIRQDILVKPFTALYNSTPDPEGYMDMMKHVGHCGDGYEWIEEFNGREMINVPIAVPDFKIESKLGYRDAVMGANFWYMCRDPETVLEAGRAAINAIGEVEGVVTPFDICSAASKPETNYPWIGPTTNHPYCPSLRDLLGDDSRVPEGVGYIPEIVINGLSLEALEEAMRVGIEAVCRYDGVLMVSAGNYDGKLGDHRIDLHGVL
- a CDS encoding carbohydrate kinase family protein, producing the protein MLFDAVGLGALNMDQLHMVERIAGPDEEVFVRDMVESCGGSAANTIIGLARLGLRTAFIGKVAGDREGSILRENLQGEGVADYVAVSERGRSGRVMGFVDPQGNRALYVDPGVNDTLSMDEVQVEALKTRLLHLTSFAGSGIRVQREVLEVIDDSVTVSLDPGHLYAERDVSELEGILERTDILLVNRRELELMTGSTDPAGASAELGVDVVVMKMGSEGVRAFNGSEVMVEALETTCRDTTGAGDAFNAGFLYSWLSGHELDVSCLFGNYIASRCIEGYGATSSLPGREALEVLEGYLMGDAHPDTRRNSKK
- a CDS encoding 4Fe-4S binding protein, translated to MDIVFKKKLDDLQRDVALKSMDLEESPEEVSVELGRCRVRDKFIDITPKCVRCNLCVEECPVDAISDSSASRAARILDNCVKCEICAQTCPVRCINVVESTATIDEDVTYNLEYVTIPHRTLRMRDIQVTDKCTACGTCERFCPTGAIRVGETANVDGSICIGCGACVNVCPADAIKLERELGPVIETRRLIVDQDACVECLVCEENCPTGAIRIEDGEVVVDGDKCILCEVCSSKCPVAALKLERLSDES
- a CDS encoding HPP family protein, with amino-acid sequence MKVKEIMDKEFIAVSPGDRVVDVSLKMEKTRKFTTPVVDEEGKLVGWVTSFDVMRGLRDGVELVSDVMQPPERIVHVNENDPARLAVLETAHHKLVSVPVLDDEGRVVGVVRSFDIVETLSQLYEIKVSKIFEAMNRELKGVSWDELMEAAAIITRRRTGKRIKPKEYEERIRNSTFGEAIWATGGLEKFFVGLIAIGELVIARKIARARK
- a CDS encoding cation-translocating P-type ATPase; amino-acid sequence: MGCECSSCSPEEGDKDIQVIAASGALLAAGIILSFTGSLISIPLLIAAVVAAGYRIFPAAIRSVLRGRFTVNFLILIAVAGAIVLGDYTEAALVTVLYNIAEYLEEYAHRRSHRSVESLIRLRPRTARVLGDGEKIFKVEEVTVGSIIGIKPGETIPLDGTVTGGRSKVDQSNITGESLPITVQEGSEVFAGTQNLDGYLEVRVTREADNTVLAGVIETVKRAATRRSRRERFIERFASVYTPAVISLAVLTAAVPIILGGSIETWLYRALVLLVISCPCALLISTPVAMVSGMTAAARRGILIKGSEFLEAMASVRNIIFDKTGTLTEGSPRVTSVEPAERRDEVLRIAASLEKRSGHPIAEAIVDSYNGETDEVSEFESMPGKGVSGYVNGVRYTIGSPELVGASPGKGTTVYLQGPEGIAGKITLADTIRDSARKTITELRDRGIKVMMLTGDTEEVAAAVAGELGVENYHGGLLPEDKMKVIDEVRNTGPVAMVGDGVNDAPALAAADVGIAMGVRGSDVALETADITLVEDNLERIDELMDLSRRTLRTVRINTALTVTVKLSLAVLSVAGSVPLWVAVAVGDMGLSLFVIVNSLLIARY